GCATATCTGtgtacaagcgtgacgtcatgattttgacctctttctgtgcatggtgatatcTGCAGACATGTATCTTGAGAACGCAAGTGATGTATTCGCAGCAAATATTATCAAAAATAATGACATCTTCATAATTAAAAAGataccacacacagacacattgcCAGACACTTAAAAACCAAAGATGTGACCATCACTTGAAGACAGACTAAGCTCCCTTTAATAAGCTGTAAATATTTCGAGAAGGCTTACCATGTTCGATTTAAGCTGAGCGACGATATGAATTGCTcactttttaataattaaaacaatattataaaatattatgaaacGATAATATAAAGCATCATTATTGACGTCTCCTTTTCTGACCTTTTCGTCTCCTGTTCTCAAAGTCAGTTATCAGAGGCATTACTATATAGTTGGACACATTGGCCGACGATTCTGAAACTGAACTCAGAATTTGTCTCAATTCTCGGGGTGTTTCGGCTTCGTTACCCTCAGGCAAAAGGTACCATCTTTTGTTGTCTTAAAGTCAAGAAATGGAGCTTGAATGGGTTGGTCAGATTTAGGACGACTGTAATCAGTCACTGGAAATACTTCACGAATCGAAGAGAGAAGGATCGGCGTCGTTAATGTGGTCATCACGGTACCTTCTCAGTTGCCAACCCGACACTCCCATAGCCTCCCGCTCGACAGTGGATTGTTTGATGGGAAACTCCTTCAGAGGCCAATGGATCCATCCGACGGTAAAAATAACATCTTATCAGCTTCGACAGCTAACATCGATTAGTTGggtggtttatttagtaggaaaaaGCTTCTACCTTAAGGTGAGTTAGCACTATAGAGAGCTGGGAGAAAAGATAACCGGAGTACCTGGAGGAAACCCCAGCACGCAACCCTGCGGACTattgtcacatacagtgtcccaagacgagatctgaacccggaGCCTCTCGCTGCCgttgtgacaaaatgttttaaccaGTACCGGGCGCTCGTCTTCGACAGCTGGCTGTACTGTATTGTCTCTTTATAGCCAGAACGGGATTTACCTCTGAAAGATGGTTAAACTGAGCTGACATCTCTTGGCATGATGAGAAGACTGTAACTATGTGACTTCCGCTCATATGAGATGGGAGAGAAAATTCGTCGTATGATAATATCTGTAGGTAGGAGACTAGATTccgaggtgttttttttttataattcataaTTATGTACCGAGCATACATAAGcaagaggaagagaagggaaGGATTGAAAGAGATAACCAGCCGCCTACCCAGCCTGCCAGATAGAATCAAACACTCGCTAAACAGAAGACAAGCAGGAGACTGACacttaataaagatgttttcctTGACAAACTCGAAGCCAAAACACACGAGTGAATTAAGTGATCACAGCAGATGCCAGGACAAGCTTGAGATTCATGGACATTTAGTCAACCCCTCGAACTCATAGGCGCCCACCTTTTATGATCACTACTTGACAATGGCGCGCGTCTTCAGCCTGGATGTCCAATGTCGAAAAGAATGTCTTTCCCTgatgtagaaagaaagaaaacgatcCTAGGAGAAAAACTATGAGACCACGAAAGTCGGCTTCAATACAAGGTGGTAGAAACACCCTGATGGATTGCATCAAAAACGTTAAAGTTctaaataattattgtatttataactttttgatatttgttttgtatcaCCGTAATTGATATTTTTTGCGCATCTTGATCGTCACATTTTGCGACGGAtagtttgttacaaaatattgttttcctgTTGGATTTTCGATTCACAAAAGTGCAGTCTTCCTGGTAATGTGAGAGACCACCCAAGGGCACATCGCGATCTGCGCAAATTTGACACAGAGAAGGAAGTGGAGGTAGGAGGTATGGGGATGGAGGTAGAGACAGAGGAGGAAGAAATAGTCAGGATtggatgagaaagagagagagaatgtgtttgtGGCGAAGGGAGTTGTCAATCAAACACTGCATGCCGCAAGAGACTAAAGGGCATCACGGTTCAGACCGCTGCCTCCAGAAAGCAAAAGCGGGTTCTGCGATCTTTCATTCCGAAAACACTCtagaaaaatcttttattgcGACATATCGCGATTGACCTTGCGAGGGAAGGGAAGGACAAACAGGTGGTGATTGGGCACAAGTTTCCACTTTCAGTAAAGTATTCTAACATTCTTGTTTTCTCTGAGATTGCCAACATGTTCTTTTTAATAGTGTCAACTGTCTAGCATTCGGCCTTTTCTTCCACACGTAAATTTACTTAATGATGACACACAAGTTTCGTGTGCAGCTGGCATTAACAACAAGCAAATCCTCTAAGATGTTATCACATTTAATGTCATTAGACTTGTTTCTTTGATAGAACATCGAGCTAAGAAGATATTccgctttttttaaaaatacaaattttcgCGAAAGGACAACAGACACAAGTAAccttttgtaaagaaaatgaatgaataaaaaaaaaaagaaatgaaaatggatAAAAGCGCAGTAATGTTTGCTAATCAAGATCTATAGTCCAATAATCGTGAATAGTTTTACGAATGCAAATTATTTTATGCTTGTTGGAGCGGATCATCAAAATAGCTACCTGTCATTCTCCTTACCCAGATATGCTTCTTGGATGCGTTTGGCTGACAGATAAGGACAGAGAAAACCGTGATTACCCCTCGCGAGCCTTCCTGCTCGATTATCATGAGAACAGCGGCATGGCATACCCTGATCGCTTATCGATGACAGGATGCTGGTTTCGATAGCTATCCCAAGCCCCATGATAATCAGACAGCGAGCTGCTCGAAATGAAAGGGTTAATCGGTCTGATAAGCGAATGCCGCCAGGTTTAGAAGCTGAGATGTATTTATCATTGCTAGGCTTACACACCACGTactatgttgttgttgttgttgtagtagatgtaaattagaaaaaaaagtgaatatttgTGGGTCTTGTGGGAAGGGCTCCGTCTAGTTAAAGACTGGGTGAAATGCGTATGTCTTCACAAAGaagattaaataacaaattagaCTAAATTAAATGTCTAAGTTTATTAGAATTTACGGTTTTGTACAACTGCACTCTTCAGCATACAAGCACGCACTACCGCCTGCCAGTAAACATAGCAATAATGCTCCAGTCACTGAGCTAACACAGTcttctttttgacaaaaatgcgcttttttcatttttttccacagaTCATCACGACTGTTGATTTTAGCAAGCTTTTGTAGTCTATACAGAATCACcggaaaaaaatttaagcacGGATAGCttaaatagctttatttaaaatatcctcaaaaaagaaaaaaaaaaaagagaaagatagagacCCTCGACGATGCCTGCGACACCAGAGTGGAGTCCATGGTCAGAGCCCGAGAACCAAAGCATCTTGTTATACGACTCCTATTTCCTATTCGCCAATGAGACGCATCCTCTGCAAAGTCAGCGTCTGGTGCcgacagtgttgtgtgtgtccaCTATGATCTTCTTCGCCGTCGGTGGTAacctgctggtgctgctgtCGTACTGCAGGGACCCCCGCCTCCGCACCGTCAGCAACGTCTACATTTGCCACCTGGCCATCTGCGACCTGCTCCTGGGCGGAGTCAGCATGACTCTGCATCTCTACTTGACAGTTTCCCGCGACGACTGGCGCCTAGGAGCAATCTTCTGTAAAGTATGTTGAGCAGCTATACCTACTTACTGGTTCTTTTAATCCTGTGAGCTTTTGCATGAACAAAACGCGGGAACTTATCTCAGTAACAAGGATATTTccactttgtcttttttttccacttgaTCAATGTAAggcagagggaagaaaaaaaccgaaaaacACTGGCTATACTATTTAATGTCCTTGGTGTGCTGTTTCTTCTGtttaatcctcctcctcctcctcctcctcctcctcctcatcatcatcatcatcatcatcatcatcatcatgatgtctTCAAGCACGTGTTTCGATTTCTTCCAGCTATACCTGATGAACGACTACACCCTCTGCGCCCAGTCCGCGTTCTTGGTCGTGCTCATCAGCCTGGACAAGCTGCTCATCCTGCGCAAGGGCATCCTCTACGTCACTGAGGAGACTAAGCGCAAAGCTTACGTTAGAATCGGCCTGGCGTGGCTGGCGGCTGTCTTGCTGTACAGCCCCGCGATTCTTATCTGGGACTACTGTGTAGGCTACTCCGTCCTGGGTCCACACCAGTGCGACACCGAGTTCTACAGCAACAATATCTTCACCCTCACGACGGCCATCATCGAATTCGTGGGTCCCTTCACTGCTCTCCTAATCTTGAATACCTGCGTGTACTTGGAGATCAGAAAAAGAACCACAAAATTCCGCAAACAACGGCCAGTCAACATGGCTCCTGCCGGTGCTCCAGAACAGAGAAGTCTTCGTGGAGCGCCTCGTGCCATCAGCGACAGAGGAAGCGACAATAAATATGGTAGCGGTGGTGAcccgttgtttgtgttgtttccaGACAGGTGTGGACCAACGACATGTCCGATAATGAACGACAGAGGCGATAATGACGGAAATAATTCGGGAAGCTCCGAGGATTCGACGTCAGAAGACAACAGCAGCTGGCTACAAACCATGGACAGCAGATCGCGAAGCTCACCGGAAGATGCCGAGGTCAAGCCCTCGAGGACGCAGTCCTGCTCTCGAACGAGCTTGTACGGAAGAATATTTGGTCGCCATTCACAGAAGAAGACGATGGACACCGCGACAGAATCAAGCTCTCCTGAAGTGGAATCTTCTGCGGTGGCGAATGATCCCTCATTACATCATGCTACGGACTCACATGGAGATTCGCCACCTGCAGATAACTCGTGCCAGGAGTCGTTTGGACCCCGCTTGTTGTCTGGAGGTCAACTGGTGAGGGACATTCAAAGATCTAATGACAACCAGCAGCAACAAATAATTACAGGCAAGGATAACAATCGCAAGGTGTGGCTGCCAACATTAACATTTAATACTCTCGAAAAGAAGGACTTGGGTCAGAATCGTGCAGGTCCCTCAGCCTCAAGGAAAGGCGTAGCCATCGAAGACTGCTGAATGCCAACGCATTAAAATTTCGCAAGGACCTAAAAGCAGCCAAAAATCTCttcgtgtttatttttacttttgctctTTGCTGGGCCCCTTACACAATCAGTACTATTATCATCGCATACTGCCAAGACGACTGCGTGGACGAAAGTGCTCACCAGCTCTTTACCTGGCTTCTGTGGTTAAAGTCTTCTATTAACCCTTTCTTATATGCTGCTAGCAGCTCCAGATTCAGATTTAACTTTGCCAAGATACTAGGttacttgtttttctgttgccCCAAAGTGTGTGAGAAAATCTGGTTATCGCCCAATGATTTCCGTGGTCGCTAAATGAAATAATGATCGAGATCTGGTTATCCCCAGCGAACTTTGGAGGTGCTTTGCTTATGGCTGGTTGTAGGGAAAATCTGTCTCCCTGTATTTTTACGGTCGATTTGATAGAACAGAAAATCTGTTTATCCTCAGATGATTGCTGTAGGGGAACTGTTTGTATAATTGTGATGGTCACCTTGATTTGCTGCTACCAATTGTTTCCTAACCAGTCAACCGATGAGAAAGGTTGGGAAAAACACGCATCAACACAAAcctaaagaaatacaaaatgtatacATGAAGGTATATTATTGCTTAGTCGTGTGAATCGTCTGTATGCGGACCAGTACGGAAGTCAAGTTGTTAACATGTCGATAgtcttttttgtattaaaagaatattacaaATGACTTGCCAGTTATAGTTGCAATGTGTGTCAATGATCTATACATGTACAACTAACCCGATAATTTCTCCCAAACTTAGAATTTCAGAGAGACAACGCAGATAAAACTACTGTACACTTTTTAGAAGTTCTTTTGGCACCGATCTTTTATGAGTAGAAAAGGTTAATGGATGGATGAACAGCACAAGATACAGTACATTTTTCAAACAGAATTCAAACAGATTCTATAAGCAATTTTTCATACGTCGGTAATATCTTAGTTATTATTAAGCAGATAAGGTCTGAAAGCAGAATTAATCGGAGAGATTTATGGTCCagcagtgaaaacaaaaataaaataaaccacttTAAACATGTTCATTCTGCCATCTCCTTTATAACTAACAACTTTTATCTAATTTACTGCCAGAGTGATTAAGGTAGTGATGGTGAGCATGGCTGTATATAGCTGccacaacaaataaacatggagCTTGTTATGTGCAGTTACTGAGCTCGTTTATctgaaagaaagtgaaagactttGTGACCTTCAAAGTGCCTGTCTGGTTCAGATAAAAGCTTCCCTAAACCCAAATCATTTATTTCCATGTGTTTTGTGtcttgctgttgttttcttttatgtgaaACTGTGTACAACtcgttttttgtgtttgtgtgaatgtgtgtgtgtgtgtgtgagagagagaatgcaaaagaaaaacttcgAACTGAGTAGCAGCTGTGTTTATCAGTCTGTATACGGATAAGTGTTAAATTGCTTTGTCCTCAGATAGAAGGGCATTCTACCCCGTGATGTATGTTCTGAAagcataaaacaattttctttgtgtgtgtgtgcttgcgggCGCATACACAcgttatttccttttatttcttcttgtaaaGTCGCACAATACCAGACGTTACTCCAGACTGCTTGTCCATTATCTTATTATGTACGACACTACATCCATTTTCCATCATTATACACCATTCACTGTTTATTGCCATATTATTCGCGAGTTAACAACTCATCTTTCTGTAAAGCATCAGAgttatttgcattatttttgcgtgtgtgtgtgtgcgtgtgtgtgtgtgtgtgtgtgaatcgcTGTTTTTATTGCATGTATCAAATGACTACTTGCTCACCAACGTCTTCACTTGTTCCTGGTGTAGTGTTTCAACTGGCATCTCACTTCATCGCGACCTTTGACCGGAAATCCCGTTAACAGTGTGTGTGGGCCGATAGGATTCTTCCTGATCGTTCCTAAAAAACTTAAAAGCTGCCTTTCTGCACTGATCGATCTCTGTCACAAAGACAGGTGGTCGTTATTTAACATTCGTGGCTGTTGCTCATCATTTGGAAGCTCCACCATTGTCTGAGGAAAACTAAGaagcaaagataaataaaatgtaagcatGCCACGAACATGTGTATTACTGGGATGGAAAATTATCTATCCTGCTTAACTAACCATAGCGTTTATAGGAATCCTCAAACATGTTCTACTACCTccactaaaaatattaaagtaaaaaaaaattaataaaaaatatcgtTTAACTCTTGAGTAGCAATGGAGGAAAGGGATGTTGTATTATTGTGTTACAATTTTCCCTCACTGTATAATAAAGATAATTTCACGAAACCAGTTTGTGGGTAGACTTACATAAGCAGATGGAACAGCACTTCAATCAACAATTTTACAGAAGTCCTGAGTTGATAAAGGGATATTTCTCCCAGAACAGAAGGACAACCAGCAAGAACAGAACACCCTGTGAGCAGCATAGGCGGGTTAAACAGAGCGGTGAGCACTCCTAGCAACTTTGATATGCAGGAGTATgatatttattagtttttaacATCAAGAAGTAAACAACATATCTACATACGTCTTCCTGACCTTGAACTTCTCGCACTAAGGGCCGGCCCCGGATTTTCTACCCGTGGCGAGACTGGTCTGGAAGACAAAACCCGTTTCTTACGATGACGTTCCTCGCCGCACATCAGCCACCTTATCCgagcaaatattatttttttatcataacatATTCATTGTCTCTCCTCAAGTCTCGCAGCGTAATTTCTTCTCCACTAGCCAGTATTGGATATCCAAATAATTCATTTAGAAGTATGCTTTATTCATTCGTTTACGATTCCATCTTCACTATAAGCATATTTCTTCCCAACCCCCTGTTATCTGACTGCCCCtcacatttctgtctttctctacCATGCTTTCTGACTCAAGGAGGACTATTCATTCTCTTGGTACCGCATATCCGTGCCGCGCATTACCGtgtcaaaggggaaaaaatctctGACATCTGTAACGGAGGCTGCCCCAAGACCTGGAGCACAAAACTACAAAAGGtgttaggggaaaaaaacaaaaagtagcgGAAAGGCATTTAAGATTGGAGCCAAAAGTGTTCAGACGCTGAACTCGATTACAGTGCCTATCTGGAAACACAGGTTCTGTGGTGTGTGTCTGCATACTTGCATGCACTTCTGTGCAGGCCAAACAGATACAAACAGTCAGTATTTGTTGACATCAGAAAATCAGGGGAAGGCTTCTCCTATCATCCTTTGTCATCGGATTCGTACTGATGCCGTTTCTGTGCTAtcataatgaaagaaatgaaagtcaTAACAACAAGATATACGACAAAGTTTACtacttttatttcagtattGGCAATACAGCATGGTATAGGGGGAATGAGTAGTCAGagtttttaagttttgctttAGGATATCTTACACGTTTAATACAATTCAGAAATATACTCGAAGAACAAAAAGATGATTTGATGATGTAATAATGGAAAGCACCAGTTTTGCAGTTCTGTTCCACAAATCCGCTAGTGAtttttctcccccaccccctaatatttttcttgctgctaaTTAAACATATTTCCAAATTTTGAAGTTAACTATTTTTGGTGTTGCTTGGTTTTCAGGAAGAAGCACTTCCTGGAGATACGTGACCGCTAAAATAGAGAGTGACTACATGGCTAATTTTTTAGCTGAAGTCCATtatattaaaattaacaatacgatttattataataaaattagaTACTTGAATTTTTACCATTCTTACGATTTGACTAGAAACTTGTTATATGTCATACAATACAGTAAGCagtttgatgtcttttttaaaactataactCGAGTGAATGTCTCAGGAGCATTGTTTCTTCAGCTAGGTGTATTGAACAAAATAATCCTTGACTTGTTCGTGTGTTGACATGAATATGCATGAGCACGATAAATGTTGGAAACTTAAACACATTAGTATATGAAAGTAAGAATAATAGATACAGCACGCATCGTTTAATTAAAATCAGGGAAAATCTAACCGATACGAACACTAATTGCCTTATACTGATAACACATTTTTGGTGCTTGAAACGGTTAAGAAATATCGTCTTGCAGAAAACTGAGAATATTCTGGAAGTGGTCGTCAATCCAATTTatccaaaatattttcacaacGGTGCATCTCGCGGTTCCACGAGAATCTCGTTGATGGCCGCATATtctggttgtgatgctgcaaaGACAACAGCTTTGGCGATGTCGTACGGCTCTAAACACTTGTGTTTCTCACTCATGTCGTATTTTTCGATGGCCTGAAACACGCATAGAAAGGCTAGGGTTCGTAATTCAAGCAGATTACTGGAGCAAattcacatttgttttcttctcttttttcttctactttattTGCGTTAGACATTCTTTCTTCCGCTGTTTTTTctttcgatttaaaaaaaatctcctttaATTGGATTGTCTCTCTCAAGTCTGTGTATGACTTcatattattaacaatatttaaacaGCATGAATGGAAGAACAATCAAgagcaagcaagaaaaaaaaggattaaaagaaagaaagaccagaaagaaagaaaaaaaagaaagaacattcaGTGACAACAAGCCTTCAGACTGACCTCCTTGTCCGTGGACAGTCCAAATAGAGGTGTTTTGACATCTCCTGGCTGAATGCACGTGATTCGCACGCCCTTATCCGCCAGCTCTGACCTCATGGCCTGCGACAAGCCCTCCACGAAGAACTTGGTCCCCGAGTAGACTGCCAGGCCGGGAAAGCCCTGTGATGAATGTGTATGATGAATGTAGGACGCTTCACGAAAGAATATCATTTATGACTGTGCTTAATACTACACACAATATTCTCTCCCGGTCTCTCTGTTTTGAACTTCCCCCAGTTTCCCACTAGGTCTGACACCTCAGTGGAGTGGGTGGTTATTTGGCTGGATGGCTGGTTGGTTGCGTTCGTCGCCCTGCCAGCAATCAGTGTCAGTTAAACGACAACCAATTATTGTCTCTAGAGAGATTGTACAGACTTGATGTTGTGTAAGCCGGGTACAAGACTAAATGCTAACATCACTAAATGTAACAGGTTGCACCATGCCGAGAATATGTGCATGGTGTTTATAATGCTCTTAACACTTGGGTTGCTTAATGCACTAGCACTTCAGCTGTATAATGCAACAGAAGCTGCATCAGGCAGTAGTACAGGGACAGATATTCAGCATCTTGTGTAAGTTTTCGCGACTCCCATCACACAATAACGATGCTGCGCTCCGGTACTATTTAGGCTAtgtgtgtttaataataataataaataacgagacttttacatgtgtgtgtgcgcaagcACGTGCATACAGGATAGACATAGTATAAGTGCTTccgagagagtgagagaaagggaagTGGGAAAGGAGACTTGTCTTCACCTTACGGCCCGCATCTgatgtgatgttgatgatgtgtcCATTTTCTCTCTTGACCATCCCATCCAGCACTGCGGCTATGCAGTTTGTGACAccctgcacacacaaaaagcacaGGTAACCGCATAAACAAGGGTGCACGCATACCCCAACACATACACGCAGGTACCACAAGACTTTTTCTATCTTAATGTTCTCACAACAATCTTATGACACTCCTTAAAAATATGTGTAAGCTTTTGAGCAGCACATGACTACTGCTAGAAATGGAAAAGAGGAATATATTAAAACCGAAAACATAGCATGTACAGAAGAGCCAAATAGAGCGTGAAGCCCAGTACGATGAGCACGTGCACAAAGTCACGGACAGAAACGCCGACTGAAAATGTTCTAAACACAATAGCAATGACCATACCTTGCAGTTCACGTCGATCATGTGGTCCCATTCGTCTTGATGTATGTTCTTCATACAGGTGTAATACATCACACCTGCACAGTTCACCAGTAGGTCAACCGGCCCAAGAGCCATCTCTGTCTGTTGCACCAGTTCACGCACCTGCACAAGAACCCCACAAACAACCATGACAAACTGCAGTTTAAAACACTGcacatattttattgtttgatttctATATCTGTTTTTAGGTTGCATTGTTAATTTTCCCTCTCTCCCCGTTTCTTAACCACTTCACTTTCAGGATTTAGGTCAGAGACTATCTATGGAAGGCTGCCATGTTTCCAACTCGTGTAAGTTACTGTGTCCCGAGATCGTAGATATGAAAGGAAGAATAGGTCTTTTGTTCCAcgacaaaataagaaaaatcaaGGTCTCGTCTCAGTAGTTACAATGACCTCACGGATGTTTCTTTATCCCAGAATATTTTACGACTGCTTCATAACCTACCAGGGTTAAGTAACATCTTAGAAATTCTGGAGACTCTCGCCTTGTAACTGCGGAGAAGAGAAGCTTGCTCTTCCCGATCTTTAACCTATGATAAAATTACTCTCCCTTTATAACTACGGCTGCAGATAAACTTGATTTTCTAAATCTTATTCCTCATATTTTTATTGGCCTTGTGCCCCGAATTGAAGATTTTCGAACTCTGGCTGTATTTACCTTCGTGAAAACAAGAAACTTTATGTTGAGTCTCCTGCTTATGATTTTTAACCACAGATACTACCAGCATTACTGTTGCAAAGTTAACCCTTTTGTAGCTAACTTGAACAATGTATACTCGAAAAACCTCCTCTTCACGGCAGACCAACAAGAAAGGAATTATGGCTCCTACCTCCTTTCTGCTGAGGACGTCACTCTTTACAGAGATTGCAACCCCTCCCTCGTCAGATATTCGCTGCTCCAGTTCTCTTAACTTCTCCTCCCGTCTTGCTGCCATGGCAACACGAGCACCTGCAGATGCTAGAGCCAGGGCTATGGCAGCACCGATGCCGCTGGACGCCCCGGTCACTATGGCAACGCGGTCAGAAAGAGGTTTGCTCACTGCAACGCGAACACAAAAGCAGCAATTTGCCATCAAAAAGCAGTTTGACACAAGTTTTAGACTGTTTCCCCATAATGCTCTTGCCACAAGGACGCTCGCTTCTGCCTTAGCTCATTTACATCGCTAGCAACAAGGTCGGTAAAAATGTTAACAGCAGCTGAAACAGCCTGAGAAAGGCGTTCATCTGTGATTATCCTCAACCTGACTTTAAAAACACAAGACCACTTAAGCTGCTCCACCAGATCGCCGTCCACTTCACCGGTACCCccttctctcctctcctccaagaaaggaaagaaaatagtcGCAAAACATTCTAACACAGGAAATACTCTCAACGAATGCATTTACAATTCTCATCTCTTTTTGCTAAAGACCAAAGTTAAAATaactaaagacatttttaacttgtgttaaaaatatgcaaaataattttttttatagaaaaattcGCCAAAGATTGCCACACATTTGACAAAGCAAAAGACAATATCCGACTACAAACTTTACAGCAAACCAGGGCCTCCCTGACGCCATCCAGACCA
This is a stretch of genomic DNA from Pomacea canaliculata isolate SZHN2017 linkage group LG3, ASM307304v1, whole genome shotgun sequence. It encodes these proteins:
- the LOC112560661 gene encoding histamine H3 receptor-like; amino-acid sequence: MPATPEWSPWSEPENQSILLYDSYFLFANETHPLQSQRLVPTVLCVSTMIFFAVGGNLLVLLSYCRDPRLRTVSNVYICHLAICDLLLGGVSMTLHLYLTVSRDDWRLGAIFCKLYLMNDYTLCAQSAFLVVLISLDKLLILRKGILYVTEETKRKAYVRIGLAWLAAVLLYSPAILIWDYCVGYSVLGPHQCDTEFYSNNIFTLTTAIIEFVGPFTALLILNTCVYLEIRKRTTKFRKQRPVNMAPAGAPEQRSLRGAPRAISDRGSDNKYGSGGDPLFVLFPDRCGPTTCPIMNDRGDNDGNNSGSSEDSTSEDNSSWLQTMDSRSRSSPEDAEVKPSRTQSCSRTSLYGRIFGRHSQKKTMDTATESSSPEVESSAVANDPSLHHATDSHGDSPPADNSCQESFGPRLLSGGQLVRDIQRSNDNQQQQIITGKDNNRKVWLPTLTFNTLEKKDLGQNRAGPSASRKGVAIEDC